CAGATAAATGATTTTCTCCTGAATGCCGATTCGCTTTGATAAAACGGGGAAAACATTGAGAACCTCAGTCAAGGCAGCTGCAAGCATCCCATTAAAGACCCCGTCAGCCAAACCAATCGGAATCAATAGGACTTGCGGGAGGAAAAACTCGGTTTCTTGTAGTCCGAACCATGTTCCAGCGACAACACCGGCAATGATGGCTCCTTCGTAGTAATGGATCATTTTCATTGTTTTTGTCAGCTGAGTCAGTCTCGGAATCACCCCAAGTACAGTTAAAAACGCTACAAAACCTGCACCAGTCGCGAAACCACCTGCTAAACCGGCAAAAATGCCAAAGATGATTCTACCTGTCATCAAGATGACGCACATTCTCCTTGTTTTCATTCATGGTGACATAACGATCCAAATCCTGCTGATAGTTGAACATTTCAACCTCGAGCGGACTAGGTTCCTCGTTGAAGCGTTTTTTAAAGAAGTGATTGAAAAATAAAATCATCCCTATCCCAAGACCAAAGCTATAAGGAATTTGGATCAATAAAGGCTTTTCCTCCACTTTTCCCGTTATGATCGTAAAGATTTTTTGATGCACTTCCCCCATGCTGACATCCACATGAAAATTCATGATGGTCATCGCACCGCCAATGAACAGCAGGAACCAGACTAATGCAAAGGTGAGAAATGACATTTTCTTTTTTGTGAGTATGATTTCAATGATCGTTTGGGATGGTCCGAAGGTTTCCACTTCAATACTTGGGTCCACTTTTCGAATGGCCATGATCACTTGGGCCAAATCGATGACGATGATACTCCTATCTTCCTTTTTGACGGTCAGTAACAAGATTTCTTCAATCATTCGTATCTCATCTTCAGGGCCGATTATCCTTGCTATATCTTTTATCCTCACCGTCTGATTTCCCTTTACTTGTACACGGTTCCTCATCCTGATATATACAACTGCCACGTTCATCACATCCCGACCTTTTATTTCCTTATACTAGTAGTATGGATTGGAAACAGATTGAAAATGCAGGAAGTGACCTATGTCCAAATATTACTAATTACAAAAAAAAAGACACGCTGCAACGACAGCATGTCTTTTTCGTAATTAATGGGTAGGGAAGAAAATGAGTTGCACCATAAAGATCACTCCGAAAATATAAATGAGCGGATGAACCGATTTCCCTTTTCCACTAAATAGCTTCATAAGGGGGTACGTAATGAAACCTATTGCAATCCCAGTCGATATGCTCGACGTAAGCGGCATCGTCAAAATGATTGCGAAAGCCGGAAATGCTTCATCGAACGTTTTCCAATTGACTTTTGCCAAGCCCTCCATCATGAAACATCCGACGATAATCAAAACGGGAGCAGTAATCGCTGCAACAGATGAAATTGCAGATATTAACGGAGAAAAGAAAATCGATGCAGCGAACAAGATTGCCACCACTGTAGCCGTTAATCCCGTACGTCCGCCTGCAGCCACTCCTGTACTCGATTCAACGTAAGCTGTCGAAGGACTTGTACCAAACAAGGATCCGACTGTCGTAGCAATGGCGTCACCCAAAAACGCTTTCTTGGCTCGAGGGATCTTGCCGTCCTTCGTAAGCCCAGCCTGTTCCGTCACACCAATCAAGGTACCTGTCGTATCGAAGATCGTGACAAGTAAAAAGGCGAAAACAACCGAATATAAAGAATGAGTGAACACCCCAGCTATATCAATATCAAAGAATACCGGTGTAGGCGGCACGGATAAGATGCCTTTGAAATCGAGCAAACCGATGAAATAGCCAATGATGGCCGTAACGATCATGCCAATGAAAATGGCTCCTTTGATATTGCGCGCCATTAAAATCAAGGTAATGAACAAGCCAGCTAACGCTAAAACGGTTCCTGGCTGATGCAGGTCACCAAGAGTCACCATCGTTGATTCATTAGGTACGACGATACCTGCGTTTTTCAAACCGATAAACGCGATGAATAAACCAATTCCTGATGTGATGCCATACTTTAAGGAATTAGGAATGGCGTCAATGATCATTTTACGCAAGCTTGTCACGCTAATTAATAAAAATAGCAAGCCTGCGATGAAGACAGTCCCGAATACGGTCTGATAGGAGAGGCCCTGCGCCCCCACTACGCTAGCAAAATAAGCATTCAAACCCATACCCGGCGCTATCGCAATCGGGTATTTTGCGACCAGCCCCATAAGAAGGGTTCCGATGACTGCTGATATGACTGTTGCCATGAAAACCTGTTCAAAGGGGATACCGATTGAAGATAGCAAAGCTGGATTCACAATAAGGATATAAACCATAGTCAAAAATGTCGTAACACCCGCCATGACTTCCGTACGGACATCCGTCCCATTTTCTTTCAGGGAGAAAAACTTTTCCATAAACATATTTAGACCTCCAGATCTAAAGGAAACACCGACAACCGTTTGCATGCGAAGACTTGGTGTCCTAAAATTGTACTGCAACGACGCTTTTTCTGTTGGAATCATTCATGTAACGAACAAAAAAACGAATGAAAAACGCGACCTTTACTATAATATTCGTTTTTAATACGAAATTCAATAAAAAAATTTGCTCGACAGTGAATTTTTCATATTTTTTTATCCTTCCCGGATGATGGGAGGGCGAGCACTTTAACTTTTTTCCAAAAGCGAGATTTA
This genomic stretch from Peribacillus muralis harbors:
- a CDS encoding stage V sporulation protein AB → MTGRIIFGIFAGLAGGFATGAGFVAFLTVLGVIPRLTQLTKTMKMIHYYEGAIIAGVVAGTWFGLQETEFFLPQVLLIPIGLADGVFNGMLAAALTEVLNVFPVLSKRIGIQEKIIYLLMALVLGKIAGSLFQWIYFVDM
- a CDS encoding stage V sporulation protein AA — protein: MRNRVQVKGNQTVRIKDIARIIGPEDEIRMIEEILLLTVKKEDRSIIVIDLAQVIMAIRKVDPSIEVETFGPSQTIIEIILTKKKMSFLTFALVWFLLFIGGAMTIMNFHVDVSMGEVHQKIFTIITGKVEEKPLLIQIPYSFGLGIGMILFFNHFFKKRFNEEPSPLEVEMFNYQQDLDRYVTMNENKENVRHLDDR
- a CDS encoding NCS2 family permease, which translates into the protein MEKFFSLKENGTDVRTEVMAGVTTFLTMVYILIVNPALLSSIGIPFEQVFMATVISAVIGTLLMGLVAKYPIAIAPGMGLNAYFASVVGAQGLSYQTVFGTVFIAGLLFLLISVTSLRKMIIDAIPNSLKYGITSGIGLFIAFIGLKNAGIVVPNESTMVTLGDLHQPGTVLALAGLFITLILMARNIKGAIFIGMIVTAIIGYFIGLLDFKGILSVPPTPVFFDIDIAGVFTHSLYSVVFAFLLVTIFDTTGTLIGVTEQAGLTKDGKIPRAKKAFLGDAIATTVGSLFGTSPSTAYVESSTGVAAGGRTGLTATVVAILFAASIFFSPLISAISSVAAITAPVLIIVGCFMMEGLAKVNWKTFDEAFPAFAIILTMPLTSSISTGIAIGFITYPLMKLFSGKGKSVHPLIYIFGVIFMVQLIFFPTH